A window of the Gossypium hirsutum isolate 1008001.06 chromosome A05, Gossypium_hirsutum_v2.1, whole genome shotgun sequence genome harbors these coding sequences:
- the LOC107960488 gene encoding uncharacterized protein, translating into MAPYEVFYARRCCTPICWTELGERRILGPELISDTEDKVKLIRDRLNEASDRKNSYADLKRKEIEYSVEDYVFLKVSPWSKILRFGQKGKLSPGRSCSNPSRIVSVEEIEVRPDLTIEEEPVQILDHDVKVLRNKSILLVKVLWHNHGSEEALWDIEEAM; encoded by the exons atggcaccatatgaggtGTTTTATGCTCGTAGGTGTTGTACTCCTAtctgttggactgagttgggtgagcggcgAATTCTGGGGCCAGAATTAATTTCTGATACTGAAGACAAGGTAAAACTGATTCGAGATCGGTTAAATGAAGCATCTGATAGGAAAAATTCTTATGCCGACTTAAAGCGTAAAGAAATCGAGTACTCGGTGGAggattatgtctttcttaaagtcTCACCATGGAGCAAAATTTTGAGGTTTGGGCAAAAAGGCAAGCTTAGCCCTGg GCGGTCCTGCTCTAATCCCTCGCGCATAGTGTCAGTTGAGGAAATCGAGGTTAGGCCTGATTTAACTATCGAGGAAGAACCGGTGCAGATATTGGACCATGATGTTAAAGTATTGAGAAATAAATCTATTCTACTGgtcaaagtgctttggcataATCACGGTTCAGAAGAGGCCCTGTGGGACATAGAGGAAGCAATGTGA